A window from Bacteroidota bacterium encodes these proteins:
- a CDS encoding four helix bundle protein: MRNFKELKIWQKGFQIAINCFRITETFPQQEKFGLALQINKSGVSIPSNIAEGSSRSSDKDYNRFIEIALGSSFELETQLLIAREVKYGNQELIGNTLAILTEEEKMITAFRETLTTAEKPQAKS; the protein is encoded by the coding sequence ATGAGAAATTTCAAGGAACTAAAAATCTGGCAAAAGGGTTTTCAGATTGCTATTAATTGTTTCCGAATTACCGAAACATTTCCTCAACAGGAGAAATTCGGATTAGCCTTGCAGATAAATAAATCGGGTGTGTCTATTCCTTCAAATATTGCTGAAGGCAGCAGCAGAAGCAGCGATAAAGATTATAACCGGTTTATTGAAATTGCTTTAGGCTCTTCATTTGAACTAGAGACCCAGCTTCTGATAGCCCGGGAAGTAAAATACGGTAACCAGGAATTGATCGGAAATACATTAGCCATTTTAACCGAAGAAGAAAAAATGATTACCGCTTTTAGAGAAACTCTTACCACAGCAGAGAAGCCGCAGGCTAAAAGCTAA